The Benincasa hispida cultivar B227 chromosome 9, ASM972705v1, whole genome shotgun sequence genome has a segment encoding these proteins:
- the LOC120085241 gene encoding bZIP transcription factor 11-like: protein MIMDCSSGNSSGSLSDQVVLQNQSSGSEAELKQLMDQRKRKRMQSNRESARRSRMRKQQHLDGLMAQVSQLRDNKNQMISRIHLTTQLFLNIEAENSVLKAQILELTHRLESLNQILSHINNNDDDEQQQQNNFLQNFCDNFDDFDLNPLFINSFFLTQHQQQQPIMASAHHHLLHY, encoded by the coding sequence atgattATGGATTGTTCTAGTGGGAATTCTTCAGGTTCATTATCTGATCAGGTTGTGCTTCAGAATCAGAGCTCTGGTTCTGAAGCAGAGCTGAAGCAATTGATGgaccaaagaaaaagaaaaagaatgcaATCGAATAGGGAATCGGCGAGGAGATCGAGGATGCGAAAACAGCAGCACTTGGATGGATTAATGGCGCAAGTAAGTCAGCTCAGAGataacaaaaatcaaatgatttcaaGAATTCATCTCACAACTCAACTCTTTCTCAACATTGAAGCAGAGAACTCTGTTTTGAAAGCTCAGATTCTGGAACTTACTCATAGATTAGAGTCCTTAAACCAGATCTTATCTCATATCAACaacaatgatgatgatgaacaacaacaacaaaataattttcttcaaaaCTTTTGTGACAACTTTGATGATTTTGATCTTAACCCATTGTTCATCAACTCCTTCTTCCTCACTCAACATCAACAACAACAACCCATTATGGCTTCTGCTCATCATCACCTGCTTCATTACTGA